A genomic region of Raphanus sativus cultivar WK10039 chromosome 6, ASM80110v3, whole genome shotgun sequence contains the following coding sequences:
- the LOC108806943 gene encoding rhomboid-like protein 11, chloroplastic → MSQLHLHRLSLPQSSTRFTTPPSPPSHLRRAPPSPIPLTNNIKSFTLSSTSELNSSKASTFRPPTFSKSRIACRFSQSDITPQFELSKGGDKQKPQKRANGIFWIILINLGIYVADHFFQVRSIKSLYLYHNFPAWYQFVTATFCHASWNHLSSNLFFLYIFGKLVEEEEGSFGLWLCYLFTGVGANLVSWLVLPRNAVSVGASGAVFGLFAISVLVKMSWDWRKILEVLILGQFVIERVMEAAQASAGVSGTIYGGYSLQTVNHIAHLSGALVGVVLVWLLSKFPSETVDQEVQKSSKK, encoded by the exons ATGTCGCAGCTTCACCTTCACCGCCTCTCCCTCCCACAATCTTCCACTCGTTTCACAACACCGCCTTCACCTCCCTCCCATCTCCGCCGCGCACCTCCGTCGCCGATTCCACTTACCAACAACATCAAAAGCTTCACACTTTCCTCAACCTCCGAGCTCAATTCATCAAAAGCCTCAACCTTTCGCCCACCCACCTTCTCAAAATCTCGTATCGCTTGCAGGTTCAGCCAATCCG ACATAACGCCACAGTTTGAGCTTAGTAAAGGAGGAGATAAACAGAAGCCACAAAAGAGAGCCAATGGCATATTCTGGATCATACTCATCAATCTTGGGATATATGTAGCAGATCACTTCTTTCAG GTTCGCAGCATCAAGTCTCTCTATCTCTATCACAATTTTCCAGCCTGGTACCAGTTTGTCACTGCAACGTTCTGTCATGCTAGCTG GAACCATCTCTCCAGCAACCTTTTCTTCCTCTACATCTTTG GAAAGCTTGTTGAAGAAGAGGAAGGGAGCTTTGGTTTGTGGCTGTGTTACTTGTTCACTGGTGTTGGAGCTAACCTGGTTTCTTGGTTAGTTTTGCCGAGAAATGCTGTTTCCGTTGGAGCCTCTGGAGCTGTTTTTGGGTTGTTTGCTATTAGCGTCCTCGTCAAG ATGTCTTGGGATTGGAGGAAGATCCTTGAAGTTCTTATATTGGGTCAGTTCGTTATTGAGAGG GTAATGGAAGCAGCTCAGGCTTCAGCTGGAGTATCAGGAACTATATATGGTGGCTATTCTTTGCAGACTGTTAATCACATTGCGCATCTCTCTGGTGCTCTTGTCGGTGTTGTGTTGGTTTGGCTACTCAGCAAATTTCCCTCGGAAACTGTGGATCAAGAGGTTCAAAAGTCCTCCAAAAAGTGA
- the LOC108811461 gene encoding indole-3-pyruvate monooxygenase YUCCA6 — translation MDFCWKREMEGKLAHDYLSSTKRHHGKMTSPRRVCVVTGPVIVGAGPSGLATAACLKERNITSVILERSNCIASLWQLKTYDRLHLHLPKQFCELPLVPFPDHFPTYPTKQQFIQYLEDYARRFDIRPEFGQTVESAEFDENLGMWRVTSVGEEGTTEYVCRWLVAATGENAEPVVPRFEGMEKFKATGVVKHTSQYKTGGDFAGKKVLVVGCGNSGMEVCLDLCNFGAQPSLVVRDAVHVLPREMLGTSTFGLSMLLLKWLPIQLVDSFLLAVSRFILGDTTLLGLNRPRIGPLELKNLTGKTPVLDVGTLAKIKTGDIKVCSGIRRLKQHEVEFDNGRMERFDAIILATGYKSNVPSWLKENKMFSKKDGFPMQEFPEGWRGDCGLYAVGFTKRGIFGASMDAKRIAQDIYESSRKSDQPHRHIQVFMARKSDQSCSRVLDG, via the exons ATGGATTTTTGTTGGAAGAGAGAGATGGAAGGTAAACTAGCACATGACTACTTGTCGTCCACAAAGCGCCACCACGGCAAGATGACGTCACCACGTCGCGTCTGCGTCGTGACCGGGCCGGTGATCGTCGGGGCAGGACCGTCGGGGCTAGCGACGGCGGCTTGTCTAAAGGAGAGAAACATAACTTCGGTAATACTAGAGAGATCAAACTGCATAGCTTCACTATGGCAGCTCAAGACTTACGACCGGCTCCATCTCCACCTTCCTAAGCAGTTCTGTGAGCTTCCTCTCGTCCCCTTTCCCGACCACTTCCCAACTTATCCGACCAAACAGCAGTTCATCCAATATCTCGAGGACTACGCCCGGAGGTTCGATATACGACCGGAGTTTGGTCAGACGGTTGAGTCGGCAGAGTTTGATGAGAACCTTGGGATGTGGCGCGTGACCAGCGTGGGTGAAGAGGGCACGACGGAGTATGTTTGCCGGTGGTTGGTGGCTGCGACGGGGGAGAATGCGGAGCCGGTGGTCCCAAGGTTTGAAGGGATGGAGAAGTTTAAGGCCACGGGGGTGGTTAAGCACACGAGCCAATATAAGACCGGTGGAGATTTTGCTGGGAAAAAGGTTTTGGTCGTGGGATGTGGAAACTCCGGCATGGAGGTTTGTTTGGATCTCTGCAACTTCGGTGCTCAGCCTTCGCTCGTTGTCAGAGACGCG GTGCACGTCCTACCACGAGAGATGTTGGGTACTTCAACTTTTGGCCTGTCCATGTTGTTACTCAAATGGTTGCCCATCCAACTCGTTGACAGTTTCCTCTTGGCTGTTTCCCGGTTCATCCTCGGGGATACCACCCTGTTAGGACTTAACCGACCCCGGATAGGCCCATTAGAGCTCAAAAATCTCACCGGCAAAACTCCAGTTCTCGACGTTGGAACGCTTGCCAAGATCAAAACCGGAGATATCAAG GTGTGTTCcggaataagaaggttaaaacAGCATGAAGTTGAATTCGATAACGGGAGAATGGAGAGATTTGACGCCATAATATTGGCAACTGGCTACAAAAGCAACGTACCCTCTTGGCTAAAG GAGAATAAAATGTTTAGTAAGAAAGATGGATTTCCAATGCAAGAGTTTCCAGAGGGATGGAGAGGGGACTGTGGGCTATATGCAGTTGGATTCACAAAACGTGGGATCTTTGGAGCATCAATGGATGCAAAGAGAATAGCTCAAGACATATACGAGTCTTCAAGAAAATCTGATCAACCCCATAGACATATACAAGTATTCATGGCAAGAAAATCTGACCAATCCTGTAGTAGAGTACTAGACGGTTGA